One part of the Schistocerca piceifrons isolate TAMUIC-IGC-003096 chromosome 2, iqSchPice1.1, whole genome shotgun sequence genome encodes these proteins:
- the LOC124778004 gene encoding defensin-1-like, translated as MKTSTLAFLFALLAVASVASSSAAPVEEEHHGDRHVRFTCDALSAFGVADSACAVHCIAMNKGYKGGHCKEGVCHCRK; from the exons ATGAAGACATCGACGCTCGCCTTCCTGTTCGCTCTGCTTGCCGTTGCCAGCGTGGCATCTTCTTCCGCAG CACCAGTGGAGGAGGAGCACCACGGCGACCGCCACGTGCGCTTCACGTGTGACGCGCTGAGCGCCTTTGGGGTGGCAGACTCGGCGTGCGCCGTCCACTGTATCGCGATGAACAAAGGCTACAAGGGCGGACACTGCAAAGAGGGCGTCTGCCACTGCCGCAAGTAG